Proteins encoded in a region of the Nitrospira sp. genome:
- a CDS encoding OmpH family outer membrane protein, producing MRIPVVQTIIVTALFSLLLGPLSTAVQAADAFKMGVVDPQTVLEKSKAGKKALEGLKEYVTTRQKLLSRDEEELRNYEKQLKEQLAKLGEAEKKDKEAQFRTRIQDYQKRAQEFNQELQGKQKELVDDYMKRIGSATQTVAEKGGFSIVVDRGSEQTVKIVIYSKDTVDLTEQVIKEFDRVNK from the coding sequence ATGCGCATCCCCGTCGTACAGACGATTATCGTTACCGCCCTCTTCTCTCTGCTGCTGGGACCGCTCTCGACGGCCGTGCAGGCGGCTGACGCCTTCAAGATGGGAGTCGTTGACCCGCAGACGGTCCTTGAGAAATCCAAAGCCGGCAAGAAAGCGCTTGAAGGGCTCAAGGAATACGTCACCACGAGACAGAAACTGCTCTCCCGGGACGAAGAAGAACTGCGGAATTATGAAAAACAGCTCAAAGAGCAACTCGCCAAGTTGGGCGAGGCCGAGAAGAAAGACAAAGAAGCGCAGTTCCGGACAAGAATCCAGGACTACCAAAAGCGCGCGCAGGAATTCAATCAGGAGCTTCAGGGCAAGCAGAAAGAACTCGTCGACGACTACATGAAGCGCATCGGCTCAGCCACACAAACAGTGGCCGAGAAGGGCGGCTTCTCGATTGTGGTCGACCGCGGAAGCGAACAGACCGTGAAAATCGTGATCTACAGCAAAGACACCGTCGATCTCACCGAACAAGTGATTAAAGAGTTCGATCGCGTAAACAAGTAG
- a CDS encoding rhodanese-like domain-containing protein, with product MKHNPGFLKLVDQARARVTECTVADVQRRIARGEQFHFIDVREDHEFAADHAKGASHLGKGIIERDIETMIPEKQAAIVLYCGGGFRSVLAADALQQMGYTSVVSMDGGIKAWREAGCPLEGGQPA from the coding sequence ATGAAGCACAATCCCGGGTTTCTGAAGCTAGTGGACCAAGCCAGGGCGCGCGTCACGGAATGTACGGTGGCGGATGTACAGCGCCGCATCGCTCGCGGCGAGCAGTTTCACTTTATCGATGTACGGGAAGACCATGAGTTTGCGGCGGATCATGCCAAAGGGGCTTCCCACTTGGGTAAGGGAATTATCGAGCGTGATATCGAAACGATGATTCCGGAGAAGCAGGCGGCGATTGTCTTGTATTGCGGCGGCGGCTTCCGTTCGGTACTGGCGGCGGACGCTCTGCAACAGATGGGCTATACGAGCGTGGTATCGATGGATGGGGGAATCAAGGCCTGGAGAGAGGCCGGCTGTCCACTCGAAGGAGGGCAGCCGGCCTAG
- a CDS encoding PA0069 family radical SAM protein, translated as MRTVSNPPNPFDSSHRELLEPAPAATVQIFRDASREILSRNDSPDLPFRWSVNPYRGCFHGCAYCYARPSHEYWGFGAGTDFESKLVVKEDAATLLRQAFERPSWKGELIVFSGNTDCYQPLEASYGLTRACLAVCAEYRNPVGIITKGALVFRDLDVLTKLRQQSWIRVYFSIPFADEEVARKMEPHAPSIGKRLEAMKVLSAAGISTGISIAPVIPGLNDEAIPELLERARAAGARTATFSLLRLSGSVESVFLERIKDAFPDRFAKITNRLREVRGGRLSESAFFDRHHGSGIYWQMIEQLFEVARRRAGFACDREGAIPDTFRRPGGVQTALFHDEEEG; from the coding sequence ATGCGAACGGTCTCCAATCCTCCAAATCCATTTGACTCGTCTCATCGTGAATTGCTGGAGCCTGCTCCCGCGGCAACTGTGCAGATCTTTCGCGACGCGAGCCGGGAAATCCTGAGTCGCAATGACAGCCCCGATCTTCCCTTTCGCTGGAGCGTCAATCCCTACCGCGGTTGCTTCCATGGTTGCGCCTATTGCTATGCCCGTCCTTCTCACGAGTATTGGGGATTCGGAGCCGGAACCGATTTTGAGTCCAAACTGGTGGTGAAGGAGGATGCGGCAACTCTGTTGCGTCAGGCTTTTGAGCGTCCGTCCTGGAAGGGCGAGCTGATCGTATTTTCCGGGAACACCGACTGCTACCAGCCGTTGGAAGCCTCGTACGGTCTGACGCGCGCCTGTTTAGCCGTCTGTGCCGAGTATCGGAATCCGGTGGGCATCATTACGAAGGGTGCATTGGTGTTCCGTGACCTGGATGTGTTGACGAAGCTGCGTCAGCAATCCTGGATACGGGTCTACTTCAGTATTCCGTTTGCCGATGAGGAGGTGGCCAGAAAGATGGAACCCCATGCTCCTTCAATCGGCAAGCGGTTGGAGGCGATGAAGGTTCTCTCTGCGGCGGGGATCTCGACCGGGATTTCAATCGCGCCGGTGATTCCCGGGCTTAACGATGAAGCGATTCCTGAGCTGCTTGAGCGGGCGCGGGCTGCCGGTGCGCGCACGGCGACGTTCAGCTTGCTGCGGCTCTCCGGTAGCGTGGAGTCCGTTTTTCTGGAGCGAATCAAGGATGCATTCCCGGACCGATTCGCAAAAATCACCAATCGCCTTCGCGAGGTGCGAGGAGGCCGGCTTTCCGAATCAGCCTTTTTCGATCGCCACCATGGATCGGGAATCTATTGGCAGATGATCGAGCAGTTGTTCGAGGTGGCGAGGCGTCGGGCTGGTTTTGCATGCGATCGGGAGGGTGCGATTCCCGATACGTTCAGGCGACCCGGCGGAGTTCAGACCGCATTGTTTCATGACGAGGAGGAAGGATGA
- the serS gene encoding serine--tRNA ligase, which translates to MYDLRQLRDHLDSIRERLGRRGTDVPWDTMKTLVDERRNLTMQVEQLRSDLKKGSDEVARLKRAKEPADEAVAAMKQVGDRIREIEGTLRGAEESLADLNLRIPNVPHESVPPGQDASDNVEIRQWGTRPSFDFPAKPHWELGEALGILDFDRASKLAGARFAVMTGAGAQLERALINYMLDRHTTQHGYREVLPPLLVNRATMTGTGQLPKFEEDLFRLKDEDYFLIPTAEVPLTNLHRDELLDEEVLPIRYTAYTPCFRREAGSYGKDTRGLIRLHQFNKVELVSFCPPDQSQGELERLTGHAESILQGLGLPYRVVTLCSGDMGFSAAKTYDIEVWLPSQQHFREISSCSNFEAFQARRANIRYRTTGNKKDSKTEFVHTLNGSGLAVGRTLLAILENYQQADGSIVVPTPLRPYMGGLDCIRK; encoded by the coding sequence GTGTACGATCTACGCCAGTTACGGGACCATCTCGACTCAATCCGCGAACGCCTCGGCCGCCGGGGAACCGACGTCCCCTGGGACACCATGAAGACGCTGGTTGATGAGCGTCGCAATCTGACCATGCAGGTCGAACAGCTCCGGAGCGACCTTAAAAAAGGCTCTGACGAGGTTGCCAGACTAAAGCGCGCCAAGGAGCCGGCAGACGAAGCGGTCGCCGCCATGAAACAGGTCGGGGATCGGATTCGTGAGATTGAAGGCACCCTGCGTGGCGCTGAAGAATCACTGGCCGATTTGAATTTGCGCATTCCCAACGTCCCGCACGAATCCGTCCCCCCAGGACAGGATGCCTCGGATAATGTCGAGATCCGTCAATGGGGCACCCGCCCCTCCTTCGATTTCCCGGCGAAACCCCATTGGGAACTCGGCGAGGCGCTCGGGATTCTCGATTTCGACCGGGCCTCCAAGCTCGCCGGCGCCCGTTTTGCCGTCATGACCGGCGCCGGAGCCCAACTTGAACGCGCGCTCATCAACTACATGCTCGACCGCCATACGACACAGCACGGATACCGGGAAGTGCTCCCTCCCCTGCTGGTCAATCGGGCGACGATGACCGGCACAGGGCAACTACCCAAGTTTGAGGAAGATCTGTTCCGTCTGAAAGACGAAGACTATTTTCTCATCCCTACCGCTGAAGTGCCGCTCACGAATCTCCACCGGGATGAATTGCTGGACGAAGAAGTATTGCCGATCCGCTATACCGCCTATACGCCCTGCTTCCGCCGCGAAGCCGGATCCTACGGAAAAGATACCCGCGGCTTGATCAGACTCCATCAGTTCAACAAAGTCGAACTCGTCTCGTTTTGCCCTCCCGACCAGTCACAGGGTGAACTCGAACGACTCACCGGCCATGCGGAGAGCATTTTACAAGGACTAGGATTGCCGTACCGTGTCGTGACGCTCTGCTCGGGAGACATGGGATTTTCAGCGGCGAAGACGTACGACATCGAAGTCTGGCTGCCCTCTCAACAGCACTTCCGTGAAATTTCCTCCTGTAGCAACTTTGAGGCGTTTCAAGCTCGTCGCGCCAATATTCGCTATCGCACAACGGGCAATAAGAAAGACTCTAAGACAGAGTTCGTCCACACCTTGAACGGTTCGGGTCTTGCCGTGGGCCGGACGCTGCTCGCGATTTTGGAAAACTACCAGCAGGCGGATGGGAGCATTGTCGTTCCGACGCCGCTTCGCCCCTATATGGGAGGGCTTGACTGCATCAGAAAGTAG
- a CDS encoding FKBP-type peptidyl-prolyl cis-trans isomerase, which translates to MRMFAVFAVIIALLAGPSAFAASGEPTNDDQKTLYALGLAISQSLGTFALSESELDFVKSGLTDGALKRTPKADLQTFGPKIQQLQQARAAVVADAEKKAGATYLTKAAADKGSTKTESGIVITTIKPGTGATPKPTDTVKVHYHGTLLDGTVFDSSVKRGEPATFPLSQVIKCWTEGVQQIKVGGKSRLVCPANLAYGDRGSPPAIKPGATLIFEVELLEIVAAK; encoded by the coding sequence ATGCGCATGTTCGCAGTATTTGCCGTAATCATTGCCCTGTTGGCCGGCCCATCGGCGTTTGCCGCATCGGGAGAGCCGACGAATGACGACCAAAAAACGCTGTACGCTCTCGGCCTGGCGATCAGCCAATCGCTTGGCACCTTCGCCCTGTCCGAATCGGAGTTGGATTTCGTCAAGTCCGGCCTCACCGATGGTGCCTTGAAGCGCACACCGAAAGCCGATCTTCAAACATTCGGCCCGAAAATTCAGCAGCTCCAGCAAGCCCGGGCAGCCGTGGTTGCGGACGCGGAAAAGAAAGCCGGCGCAACCTATCTCACCAAAGCCGCAGCTGATAAAGGCTCCACAAAGACGGAGTCCGGAATTGTCATCACCACGATCAAGCCAGGAACCGGCGCCACCCCAAAACCGACCGATACCGTCAAGGTGCATTATCATGGGACACTGCTCGACGGCACCGTCTTCGACAGCTCCGTAAAGCGCGGCGAGCCGGCCACATTCCCCTTGAGCCAAGTGATCAAGTGCTGGACGGAAGGCGTGCAGCAAATCAAGGTCGGCGGCAAGAGCCGCCTCGTCTGCCCGGCCAATCTGGCCTACGGAGATCGCGGATCACCACCCGCCATCAAGCCTGGCGCCACGCTTATTTTTGAAGTGGAACTGCTGGAAATCGTCGCCGCGAAATAA
- a CDS encoding GNAT family N-acetyltransferase, whose product MTRKIEKLQRHHTVDTFDCGREDLNRFLQQYALPNQHSGGSQTYVGVVDDTVVGYYALAVGSVEQDIAPERLKKGLAKHSIPIMLLARLAVDLHWQKQGVGAALLKDAALRTLQAADIAGIRALVVHAKDEVAKQFYERFDFLPSPSDPLHLFMLIKDLRTLVS is encoded by the coding sequence GTGACTCGAAAGATCGAAAAGCTTCAGCGACATCACACCGTTGATACGTTCGACTGTGGGCGGGAAGATCTGAATCGTTTTCTCCAGCAATACGCCCTCCCCAATCAACACAGCGGAGGATCTCAAACCTATGTGGGGGTGGTCGACGACACCGTCGTCGGCTATTACGCACTCGCGGTGGGATCGGTTGAACAAGACATTGCCCCGGAACGATTAAAGAAGGGACTCGCAAAACATTCCATTCCGATCATGCTGCTTGCTCGGTTAGCTGTAGACCTCCACTGGCAGAAACAAGGCGTGGGTGCCGCGCTCTTGAAAGATGCGGCACTACGGACTCTACAGGCCGCTGATATCGCCGGAATTCGTGCCCTGGTGGTCCATGCCAAAGATGAGGTGGCGAAACAGTTCTACGAGCGTTTCGATTTCCTCCCTTCCCCAAGCGATCCGTTGCATCTCTTTATGCTCATCAAAGACCTTCGAACGCTCGTCTCGTAG
- a CDS encoding helix-turn-helix domain-containing protein, with protein MPPDEFLTPKQLAQRWQVSVEYLYRAVLGQPGGIPAMKLGDGSRARWRVALHVIEDWERKHSAGE; from the coding sequence ATGCCACCAGATGAATTTCTCACACCCAAACAACTTGCCCAGCGCTGGCAAGTCTCCGTCGAATATCTGTATCGGGCCGTGCTCGGCCAGCCGGGAGGCATACCAGCCATGAAACTAGGCGACGGCTCCCGCGCCCGCTGGCGCGTTGCACTTCATGTCATTGAAGACTGGGAACGAAAGCACTCAGCAGGTGAGTAG
- a CDS encoding tyrosine-type recombinase/integrase: MIKNIGRNRQLIDVHPGRKAGRVRKIIHGSRETAQQVVNSLYEKHYAGLFGWPKESTTTVSMLMDLVIEDYVLNGRKSVDDMERTTKFWKDLIGGKPATFVTGRYLKELAKEWRTVPQEMPGNRAPILLEAGTVNRRISILLRGFQLGLEEDPPLVNKKPIWHPLKENAPRNGFVNWPDFERLRSSQAEWVQVPVTIGHWAGMRLEEILGLLRTQVAFDHQAKEVTIDLRPGETKNGEPRFIILSGDPYDLMASWDTKTSVLYPDCLYFCHKNGGRIKDIRSPWDRTCVAAGLGKWKNPKAKTQSLKGYEGLTFHDLRRTGVRNLRRAGVDPKTIMLIIGHKTTSMFDRYNIIDEEDMRDASKKLCGFIRSKYQNGNSGGQLVGNASACTPPNP, encoded by the coding sequence ATGATTAAGAACATCGGTCGCAATAGACAGTTGATTGACGTCCATCCGGGCCGGAAGGCCGGACGTGTCCGGAAGATCATTCACGGAAGCCGAGAAACCGCCCAGCAAGTCGTTAACTCGTTGTATGAAAAGCATTACGCCGGACTATTTGGATGGCCCAAAGAGTCAACGACCACCGTTTCGATGCTTATGGATCTAGTCATTGAAGACTATGTGTTAAATGGGCGTAAGTCTGTTGACGACATGGAAAGAACCACCAAATTCTGGAAAGACCTTATTGGGGGGAAGCCAGCAACATTCGTAACCGGACGCTATTTGAAAGAGTTGGCAAAAGAATGGCGCACAGTTCCTCAAGAGATGCCGGGTAACAGGGCTCCAATTTTACTTGAGGCAGGGACTGTCAATAGGCGCATTTCGATCTTATTGAGAGGCTTCCAACTCGGGCTCGAAGAAGATCCACCGCTAGTAAATAAGAAGCCCATTTGGCATCCCCTCAAAGAGAATGCACCGCGAAACGGGTTCGTGAATTGGCCTGATTTTGAACGCCTCCGGAGCAGTCAAGCTGAATGGGTGCAAGTGCCTGTAACGATCGGGCATTGGGCCGGCATGCGCTTAGAGGAAATTCTTGGACTTCTTCGTACTCAGGTAGCCTTTGACCATCAAGCCAAGGAGGTCACGATTGACCTCCGCCCTGGAGAGACAAAAAATGGGGAACCTCGCTTCATCATCCTCAGCGGTGATCCCTATGACCTTATGGCGTCGTGGGACACAAAAACAAGCGTGCTCTATCCAGACTGCCTGTACTTCTGCCATAAAAATGGAGGGCGTATCAAAGACATTCGGTCCCCATGGGATCGCACATGCGTGGCAGCCGGGCTAGGAAAGTGGAAGAACCCCAAAGCGAAGACACAGAGTCTCAAGGGGTACGAAGGGCTCACATTTCATGATCTCCGTCGAACCGGTGTTCGCAACCTGAGACGAGCAGGTGTCGACCCCAAAACCATCATGTTGATCATCGGGCACAAAACGACTTCCATGTTTGACCGCTACAACATCATCGATGAAGAAGACATGCGCGATGCCTCTAAGAAGCTTTGTGGCTTCATTCGTTCAAAATATCAAAACGGCAATTCCGGTGGACAGTTAGTGGGCAATGCTTCTGCCTGCACTCCTCCAAATCCTTAA